A window from Candidatus Nitrosotenuis uzonensis encodes these proteins:
- a CDS encoding PRC-barrel domain-containing protein — MNPEKYHMATQLEVENVCTADEFTGKKVVDREGIMYGKVKHIHINANTLVVSGVTVHQGFHKDYYLPTEYIDRFTAKSLLLSHPPIRTDIPVVDIDGNKLGKVKRLVKNSETNELDSIEVSSALHSRLISKSDIWGIGERVTLKLTKEQFKQLK, encoded by the coding sequence ATGAACCCTGAAAAATACCACATGGCAACCCAGCTAGAAGTAGAAAACGTATGCACTGCGGACGAATTTACAGGCAAAAAAGTAGTAGACAGAGAAGGCATAATGTATGGAAAGGTAAAACATATTCACATAAACGCAAATACCCTTGTGGTATCTGGCGTTACCGTTCATCAAGGCTTTCACAAAGACTACTATCTTCCAACTGAATACATAGACAGGTTTACTGCCAAATCACTGCTACTATCACACCCACCAATCAGAACCGACATCCCGGTAGTTGATATTGACGGTAATAAACTTGGAAAGGTAAAGCGCCTTGTAAAAAATAGCGAAACCAATGAACTTGACTCTATAGAGGTATCCAGTGCATTGCATTCAAGATTGATCTCAAAGAGCGACATATGGGGAATTGGCGAAAGAGTAACGCTGAAGCTAACTAAAGAACAGTTCAAGCAACTCAAGTAA
- a CDS encoding ATP-binding cassette domain-containing protein — translation MQSIETRSLKKIYNSNTIAVNDISFSVEEGEIFGFLGPNGAGKSTTMMILTTLLKPTSGSAFVAGFDVATEPKKVRQRIGYVQQEITIDEYLSGRENLLLHARLNHIPKDQMRGRIDELLELVELKEKQDDAAITYSGGMRKRLEIAGGLLHRPKVLFLDEPTVGLDIQTRQKIWEYIKKIHTEYKMTIFLTTHYMEEADRLCDRIGIIDNGKIQAIDTPKNLKNALGSGIITLLIENKIAAAGLVSAIRKIEFVRDVTEHDGKITVFSSKGAEVAPMIFSLSTELGVTIQSISITEPTLDDVFISYTGRDLRDGNSSSYDQKKEHRKMKGIRA, via the coding sequence GTGCAGTCGATTGAGACTAGATCTCTGAAAAAGATCTACAATTCAAACACCATTGCAGTAAATGATATATCATTTTCAGTAGAGGAAGGAGAGATCTTTGGATTTCTTGGCCCGAACGGCGCTGGCAAGTCAACCACTATGATGATCCTCACCACATTGCTAAAGCCCACATCGGGTTCTGCATTTGTTGCAGGATTTGATGTTGCGACAGAACCGAAAAAAGTAAGGCAACGCATTGGCTACGTCCAGCAAGAAATTACCATAGACGAATACCTGTCCGGAAGGGAGAACTTGCTTTTACATGCAAGGCTAAATCATATTCCAAAGGATCAGATGCGGGGAAGGATTGATGAACTGCTAGAACTTGTGGAGCTAAAAGAAAAGCAGGATGATGCTGCAATTACCTATTCTGGTGGCATGAGAAAGCGGCTTGAGATTGCAGGTGGGTTATTACACCGGCCCAAAGTACTGTTTCTTGACGAGCCTACTGTTGGGCTGGATATACAGACTCGCCAGAAAATATGGGAGTATATCAAAAAAATACACACAGAATACAAGATGACGATATTTCTTACCACACATTACATGGAGGAGGCAGATAGGCTGTGCGATAGGATAGGAATTATAGACAATGGGAAAATCCAAGCAATAGACACACCTAAAAACCTGAAAAACGCGCTAGGAAGTGGAATAATAACACTACTAATTGAGAACAAGATTGCTGCGGCCGGGCTTGTTTCGGCCATACGTAAAATCGAATTTGTCAGAGATGTCACTGAACACGACGGAAAGATTACAGTGTTTTCATCAAAGGGAGCGGAGGTGGCCCCTATGATATTTTCGCTTTCCACAGAGCTAGGGGTCACGATCCAATCAATCTCAATTACAGAGCCAACGCTGGATGATGTGTTCATCTCATACACAGGAAGGGATCTGCGGGATGGTAACTCTAGCTCGTATGACCAAAAAAAGGAACACAGGAAAATGAAGGGGATACGGGCTTGA
- a CDS encoding ABC transporter permease has protein sequence MIIYDTYTIFWRELKRYRKSRSGVLIRLIQPAIWIIVIGHTFAGTRPLIQSVGFDGTYLEFMAPGVIILTAIFTSIFGGVNTLWDRRYGFMNKALTSPISRSSIALGKMLAISLISALQAALIIGIAIIIGVTFPNPLVILPIMAIVILFSLGFSGISVVVAATAKSQETFWGIINFLGMPLFMLSPALFPLELLPEWLATAAKMNPVTYTVLLVRGLMTGVTEGVSTALSLGVIGVFVVIMIGLASYVFTREVNKPF, from the coding sequence TTGATCATTTATGACACATACACAATATTTTGGCGCGAGTTAAAGCGGTACAGAAAATCGCGCAGCGGCGTTCTGATAAGGCTCATCCAGCCTGCAATATGGATTATAGTTATAGGGCACACATTTGCTGGAACAAGGCCGCTCATCCAGTCGGTGGGCTTTGATGGAACGTATCTTGAATTCATGGCACCGGGAGTTATCATACTGACTGCAATATTTACCAGCATATTTGGCGGAGTGAACACGCTTTGGGACAGAAGATATGGGTTCATGAATAAAGCGTTGACATCACCTATATCCAGATCCTCCATCGCACTGGGTAAAATGCTTGCAATATCTCTGATTTCAGCTCTACAGGCAGCACTGATAATCGGCATTGCAATAATAATCGGCGTGACATTTCCAAATCCACTTGTAATTCTACCAATAATGGCAATAGTCATTTTATTCTCACTTGGATTTTCTGGAATATCTGTAGTGGTTGCGGCAACTGCAAAATCACAGGAGACCTTCTGGGGAATAATTAATTTTCTTGGAATGCCACTGTTCATGCTCAGTCCTGCACTGTTTCCTCTAGAACTACTTCCTGAATGGCTGGCAACTGCGGCCAAGATGAATCCGGTAACGTATACAGTACTTTTGGTAAGGGGCCTGATGACAGGCGTTACTGAAGGCGTCTCAACCGCACTGAGCCTTGGTGTGATAGGCGTATTTGTGGTGATAATGATTGGCCTTGCAAGCTATGTGTTCACACGCGAGGTCAACAAGCCATTTTAA